A genomic region of Xanthomonas fragariae contains the following coding sequences:
- a CDS encoding 16S rRNA (uracil(1498)-N(3))-methyltransferase yields MRLTRSHVALPLHCDQEVTLPEESANHLLRVLRLRQGDACILFNGDGSDYHARITVAGKRAARAMVERAEPLANESPLRITLLQGIARGEKMDLILQKATELGVAVIVPVNAERTEVKLDPARMEKRVAHWRSVVVSACEQSGRARVPHLAAPLGLLEAAQASDPRELRLTLDPQGEHRLSTLPAGIQRSVIVAIGPEGGWSPRDRMILGEAGFSGLRLGPRILRTETAGLAAVAALQSRFGDL; encoded by the coding sequence GCCAATCATCTGTTGCGCGTGTTGCGACTGCGCCAGGGCGATGCGTGCATCCTGTTCAACGGCGATGGCAGCGATTACCACGCACGCATCACCGTGGCAGGCAAGCGTGCGGCACGCGCGATGGTGGAGCGCGCCGAGCCGCTGGCGAACGAATCGCCACTGCGGATCACCTTGCTCCAGGGCATCGCACGCGGCGAGAAGATGGATCTGATTTTGCAAAAGGCCACCGAGTTGGGCGTTGCGGTGATCGTGCCGGTCAACGCCGAGCGCACCGAGGTCAAGCTCGATCCGGCCCGCATGGAAAAACGCGTTGCGCATTGGCGCAGCGTGGTGGTGTCGGCGTGCGAACAATCCGGGCGCGCACGCGTTCCGCATCTGGCTGCGCCACTCGGCCTGCTGGAAGCCGCGCAGGCAAGCGATCCGCGCGAACTAAGGTTGACGTTGGACCCGCAGGGCGAGCATCGCCTGAGCACGCTGCCGGCAGGCATCCAACGGAGTGTGATCGTGGCGATCGGGCCGGAAGGCGGCTGGTCGCCACGCGATCGCATGATTCTCGGCGAGGCTGGTTTCAGCGGTTTGCGATTGGGCCCACGCATTTTGCGCACAGAAACCGCAGGGCTGGCAGCGGTTGCAGCGCTGCAGTCGCGGTTTGGGGATCTTTAA
- a CDS encoding HD domain-containing protein produces the protein MTALTERYALAVDYARIAHAGQVRKGTQIPYLSHLLGVSTLVLECGGDEEQAIAGLLHDVVEDCGGGHEASIRAQFGNAVADIVMACTDATAEDKAEVDNTRSARKRDWRERKLAYLDHLRKTPERALLVSGCDKLYNARTIVQDLENPAVGQDIFNVFTAGREGTLWYYGALEEIFRTRSAATARLFSGVVTHMQALAHTGEQPVPAHALG, from the coding sequence ATGACCGCTCTCACCGAACGCTACGCCTTGGCCGTGGACTACGCGCGCATCGCCCATGCCGGGCAGGTGCGCAAGGGCACGCAGATCCCGTATCTGAGCCATTTATTGGGCGTATCGACGCTAGTGCTGGAATGCGGCGGCGACGAAGAACAGGCCATTGCCGGCTTGTTGCACGATGTAGTGGAAGACTGTGGTGGCGGCCACGAAGCATCGATCCGCGCGCAGTTCGGCAATGCGGTGGCCGACATCGTGATGGCATGTACCGACGCCACTGCCGAAGACAAGGCCGAGGTGGACAATACCCGGAGTGCGCGCAAACGCGATTGGCGCGAGCGCAAGCTCGCCTACTTGGACCATCTGCGCAAGACGCCGGAGCGTGCGCTGCTGGTGTCGGGCTGCGACAAGCTTTACAACGCGCGGACCATCGTGCAGGACCTGGAAAACCCTGCCGTGGGCCAGGACATCTTCAACGTGTTCACCGCCGGGCGTGAGGGCACGCTGTGGTACTACGGCGCGCTGGAAGAGATTTTCCGCACCCGCAGTGCCGCCACCGCACGGTTGTTCAGTGGCGTGGTGACCCATATGCAGGCGTTGGCGCACACCGGCGAGCAGCCGGTGCCAGCGCACGCGCTGGGATAA
- a CDS encoding EAL domain-containing protein: MPMLSVCNACRDGQDFPTAITMAFQPIVDVSTRSIYASEALVRGVNGESAGSILAAVDERNRYAFDQVCRVKAIECAAQIALPTLLSINFMPNAVYNPEHCLRATLSATEQYGWPLDAIIFEVSEQERLADPAHLLSILRTYRARGMKTAIDDFGAGYSGLGLLADFQPDLLKLDMALIRGINTDLSRQAIVCHVTRMCEELGIAVIAEGIEHPDECRTLRDMGIRLQQGYLFAHPQIGALPQVHWPE, translated from the coding sequence ATGCCTATGCTTTCCGTTTGCAACGCCTGCCGCGATGGACAGGACTTTCCCACCGCGATCACGATGGCCTTCCAGCCGATCGTCGATGTGTCCACCCGTAGCATCTATGCCAGCGAAGCACTGGTGCGCGGGGTCAATGGCGAATCGGCCGGCAGCATTCTGGCCGCCGTCGATGAGCGCAACCGCTACGCCTTCGACCAGGTCTGCCGCGTCAAGGCGATCGAATGCGCAGCGCAGATCGCGCTTCCGACATTGCTGTCGATCAACTTCATGCCCAACGCGGTCTACAACCCCGAGCACTGCCTGCGCGCCACGCTCTCGGCCACCGAACAATACGGCTGGCCGCTGGACGCCATCATCTTTGAGGTCAGCGAGCAGGAACGCCTGGCCGACCCGGCACATCTGCTCTCGATCCTGCGCACCTATCGGGCGCGCGGCATGAAAACCGCCATCGACGATTTCGGCGCCGGCTACTCGGGGCTCGGCCTGCTGGCCGATTTCCAACCGGACCTGCTCAAACTGGACATGGCCCTGATCCGCGGCATCAACACCGACCTCAGCCGCCAAGCCATCGTCTGCCACGTCACCCGCATGTGCGAAGAACTCGGCATCGCGGTGATCGCCGAAGGCATCGAACACCCCGACGAATGCCGCACCCTGCGCGACATGGGCATCCGCCTGCAACAAGGCTACCTGTTCGCCCACCCGCAAATCGGCGCGCTGCCGCAGGTCCATTGGCCAGAGTGA
- a CDS encoding FAD-dependent oxidoreductase, with the protein MPLDDTRHHQMFPELDLAQLAITRRFASGSAKRFSAGETVFDVGDAHAPVWVVLDGAIEVVHRDGLGNEKPIMLHTPGQFTGEISQLAGRASLAAGRAGPDGCLALPFDTAHLRALMISSADVGEVVMRALILRRVGLIEGDASGSMLIGEPDDAHLTRLQGFLTRNGYPNTVIDVSDEEGRALVDRLGIQEHDLPVMACPSGRVLRQPSDVEAAHCLGMTPDIDPNKRYDVAIVGAGPAGLATAVYAASEGLSVLVLDQRAIGGQAGASARIENYLGFPTGISGQALAGRAYNQALKFGAELAIPIEAATLECGRDDGALTLDLADGKQLLASTVVIASGVRYRRPDIEGLDRFEGHGVSYWASPVEARLCEGGVVVLVGGGNSAGQAVAFLAPRVKQLHLIIRGDGLEASMSHYLIERIAALPNVQLHTGTEVSALEGDPERGLHAAVLRTRADGQTMRLELRHLFLFVGADPNTDWLQNCVETDKRGFVITGTARGDGMPACWPLETNRPGVFAIGDVRASSVKRVAAAVGEGAAVVAQIHQYLARQADPVPMSELASANQESTTS; encoded by the coding sequence ATGCCTTTGGACGATACCCGCCACCATCAGATGTTTCCCGAGCTGGACTTGGCCCAATTGGCGATTACGCGGCGCTTCGCCAGCGGGTCGGCAAAGCGCTTCAGTGCCGGCGAAACTGTGTTCGACGTGGGTGATGCGCACGCGCCTGTGTGGGTGGTGCTGGACGGCGCCATCGAAGTGGTGCATCGCGACGGGCTGGGCAATGAAAAGCCGATCATGCTCCACACGCCTGGTCAGTTCACCGGCGAGATCAGCCAGTTGGCAGGGCGCGCGTCGCTCGCTGCCGGCCGGGCCGGGCCGGATGGCTGTCTGGCGTTGCCGTTCGACACCGCGCATCTACGCGCGCTGATGATCAGCTCGGCCGACGTAGGCGAGGTGGTGATGCGTGCGCTGATCCTGCGCCGCGTTGGATTGATCGAAGGCGATGCCTCCGGCTCGATGTTGATCGGCGAGCCGGACGATGCGCATCTGACCCGTTTGCAGGGGTTCTTGACTCGCAATGGCTACCCTAACACGGTGATCGATGTTTCCGATGAAGAAGGCCGCGCGCTGGTCGATCGGCTGGGCATCCAGGAGCACGACTTGCCGGTGATGGCCTGCCCCAGCGGCCGTGTGCTGCGCCAGCCCAGCGATGTCGAAGCGGCGCATTGCCTGGGCATGACGCCGGACATCGACCCCAACAAGCGCTACGACGTAGCGATTGTGGGTGCCGGCCCGGCCGGTCTGGCGACGGCGGTGTATGCCGCGTCCGAAGGTTTATCGGTGCTGGTGCTGGATCAGCGCGCCATCGGCGGGCAGGCCGGCGCCTCGGCCCGTATCGAAAATTATCTAGGCTTTCCGACCGGAATTTCGGGCCAGGCGCTGGCCGGGCGTGCGTACAACCAGGCGCTGAAATTCGGCGCCGAACTGGCCATCCCGATTGAAGCGGCCACGCTGGAATGCGGGCGCGACGATGGCGCGTTGACGCTGGATCTTGCCGACGGCAAACAATTGCTGGCTAGCACCGTGGTCATCGCCTCGGGTGTGCGCTACCGGCGCCCGGACATCGAAGGGCTGGATCGCTTCGAAGGCCATGGCGTGTCGTACTGGGCATCGCCGGTGGAAGCGCGCCTGTGCGAGGGTGGTGTGGTGGTGTTGGTCGGTGGCGGTAATTCTGCAGGCCAGGCGGTGGCGTTTCTGGCGCCGCGGGTCAAGCAACTGCACCTGATCATTCGGGGCGATGGGCTGGAAGCGTCGATGTCGCATTATCTCATCGAACGCATTGCCGCACTGCCGAATGTGCAACTGCATACCGGCACCGAAGTCTCCGCGCTCGAAGGCGACCCGGAGCGCGGCCTACACGCGGCGGTGCTACGCACCCGTGCCGACGGGCAGACCATGCGCTTGGAATTGCGGCATCTGTTTCTGTTTGTCGGCGCAGACCCCAACACCGATTGGCTGCAGAACTGCGTAGAAACCGACAAGCGCGGCTTTGTCATTACCGGCACCGCGCGTGGCGATGGCATGCCGGCGTGTTGGCCGCTGGAAACCAATCGCCCCGGTGTGTTTGCCATCGGCGATGTGCGCGCCAGCTCGGTCAAGCGCGTGGCCGCCGCAGTGGGCGAGGGCGCCGCAGTGGTCGCGCAGATTCACCAGTATCTGGCGCGCCAGGCCGACCCGGTGCCCATGTCCGAACTTGCCAGCGCCAACCAGGAGTCCACCACCTCATGA
- a CDS encoding SDR family oxidoreductase, with protein sequence MSSAKNQYQMQNPLTQFPQPQFPEQTQHAPGSIHALQPQADHGEQSYEGFGRLKGRKALITGADSGIGRATAIAFAREGADVVLNYLPEEESDAAEVVQLIQAEGRKAIPMPGDLNNEAFCTELVERAVQELDGLDVLVNIAGKQTAVKDIADITTEQFDATYKTNVYAMFWLCKAAIPHLPSGASIINTGSIQSYQPSATLLDYASTKAAIVNFTKGLAQQIAEKGIRVNAVAPGPVWTPLQPSGGQPPEKIPDFGSETPLKRAGQPVEMAPLYVILASQESSYVTGEVFGATGGLLLS encoded by the coding sequence ATGTCCAGCGCCAAGAATCAGTACCAAATGCAGAACCCGTTGACCCAGTTTCCGCAGCCGCAATTCCCGGAACAGACCCAGCACGCGCCCGGATCCATCCACGCGTTGCAGCCGCAAGCCGACCATGGCGAGCAGAGCTATGAGGGCTTTGGCCGGCTCAAGGGCCGCAAGGCGCTGATCACCGGCGCAGATTCCGGTATCGGCCGCGCCACTGCAATCGCGTTTGCGCGCGAAGGTGCCGACGTCGTGCTCAACTATTTGCCGGAAGAAGAGTCCGATGCTGCCGAAGTCGTGCAGCTGATCCAGGCTGAAGGCCGCAAAGCCATCCCTATGCCGGGCGATCTGAACAACGAAGCGTTCTGCACCGAACTGGTCGAACGTGCCGTGCAGGAGCTCGATGGCCTGGATGTGCTGGTCAACATCGCCGGCAAGCAGACCGCAGTGAAAGACATTGCCGACATCACCACCGAGCAGTTCGACGCCACTTACAAGACCAACGTCTATGCGATGTTCTGGCTGTGCAAGGCAGCCATCCCGCACTTGCCGTCGGGCGCATCGATCATCAATACCGGCTCGATCCAGTCGTATCAGCCCTCGGCCACTCTGCTCGACTACGCCTCCACCAAGGCAGCCATCGTCAACTTCACCAAAGGGCTGGCGCAGCAGATTGCCGAGAAGGGCATCCGTGTCAACGCGGTTGCGCCCGGCCCGGTGTGGACGCCGCTGCAGCCCAGCGGTGGTCAGCCACCGGAAAAGATTCCCGATTTCGGTTCGGAAACGCCGCTCAAGCGTGCCGGCCAGCCGGTGGAAATGGCGCCGCTGTACGTCATCCTGGCGTCGCAGGAATCCAGCTATGTCACTGGCGAAGTCTTCGGTGCCACCGGCGGCCTGTTGCTGTCTTGA
- a CDS encoding IS5 family transposase, whose translation MKPRKPYSTDISDEEWAFAAPYLTLMDVQAPQRKYELRAMFNALRWIARAGAPWRLLPNDFPPWEAVYQQTQRWLQAGCFEAMVSDLRSLLRVAQGKKGQPSAVIFDARTLQSTCESGPRAGYDGYKRKKGSKVHMAVDTLGHLLAVQVTPANEQERAQVRSLAQEVQHVTGETVKIAFVDQGYTGQEPAQAATEEGIELQVIKLQEAKKGFVLLPRRWVVERSFGWANRFRRLARDYERLPETLAGLHFVVFTILMLGNAATLFQIS comes from the coding sequence ATGAAGCCTCGTAAGCCTTATTCCACCGATATTTCCGACGAAGAATGGGCCTTTGCGGCTCCCTATTTGACGCTGATGGACGTGCAGGCACCGCAGCGCAAGTATGAGCTACGCGCGATGTTCAACGCACTGCGGTGGATCGCGCGCGCCGGCGCACCATGGCGATTGCTTCCCAACGATTTTCCGCCCTGGGAAGCGGTGTATCAGCAAACACAGCGCTGGCTGCAAGCGGGCTGCTTTGAGGCCATGGTCAGTGATCTGCGCTCACTCTTGCGTGTGGCGCAAGGGAAAAAAGGCCAGCCGAGCGCGGTCATTTTCGATGCTCGCACGCTGCAGTCCACCTGCGAAAGCGGGCCGCGTGCTGGATACGATGGCTATAAACGCAAGAAAGGCAGCAAGGTACACATGGCCGTCGATACGCTTGGACATCTGCTCGCTGTCCAGGTGACGCCGGCTAATGAGCAGGAGCGCGCGCAAGTCCGATCGTTGGCACAAGAGGTACAACACGTGACCGGTGAAACGGTCAAGATCGCCTTTGTTGATCAGGGCTACACCGGTCAAGAACCGGCGCAGGCGGCCACGGAAGAAGGCATTGAGTTGCAAGTGATCAAGCTGCAAGAAGCGAAAAAAGGCTTTGTCTTGCTGCCGCGCCGTTGGGTTGTCGAGCGCAGCTTCGGATGGGCCAATCGTTTCAGACGGCTGGCACGCGACTACGAGCGATTGCCGGAAACCTTGGCCGGTTTGCACTTCGTCGTCTTCACGATCCTGATGCTTGGAAATGCAGCCACCCTCTTTCAAATTTCATAA